A portion of the Sulfuricurvum kujiense DSM 16994 genome contains these proteins:
- a CDS encoding methyl-accepting chemotaxis protein has protein sequence MNWLENMVLQTKLMLLAIVLMIGIVILGVIGYSGISQWSKDMTTFGEKRMPVMLALGSLNRERMAIRAQTYEAWKYQNDAGAIAGFQKIIDQRKKSWEIIDQEWKVIEAFNPSSEEGKKIKDDLLPAYKAWRDEYVELDNLLSRLVIPHDAITHTLIFATYLAKVSQMVPISDKMGKSMNDMAENNKVNTVNMIDGAISQSSSSNTMMIVIIVVVLSVGILLTTVIIRSITRSITSSVTAIRDGAMQITSASDQVASSSSSLAQGASEQASSVEEVSATLEESTAINTQNTDNARQADILARNANDSAKAGYEKGEQLSHSMHAITESAAKISGIIKTIDQIAFQTNLLALNAAVEAARAGEHGLGFAVVADEVRNLAQRAASAAKETSDIIEEVVGQIKEGNQIALATHTSFQEIVEQSKKVSDLIGEIAIAGKEQAEGMTQINQAMGQVDQVTQQVAANSEEAAAAAEELNAQATSMMETVRILAKMVGMESDAPAAHSIKKMNLHHIEMKAQAPAPRKAPPALKSKAAPKADEVFPLSENDLKEF, from the coding sequence ATGAATTGGTTGGAAAATATGGTATTACAAACAAAGTTAATGTTGCTTGCTATTGTCTTGATGATAGGGATTGTGATCTTGGGTGTGATTGGCTATTCCGGGATCAGTCAATGGTCTAAAGACATGACGACATTCGGTGAGAAGCGGATGCCGGTTATGCTTGCATTGGGAAGTTTAAATAGAGAAAGGATGGCAATCCGTGCTCAAACATATGAAGCATGGAAATATCAAAACGATGCAGGAGCGATAGCCGGATTTCAAAAAATTATAGACCAGCGTAAAAAATCGTGGGAAATTATCGATCAAGAGTGGAAAGTTATAGAGGCTTTTAACCCTTCAAGCGAAGAAGGGAAAAAAATAAAAGATGATCTTCTTCCGGCATATAAAGCATGGCGGGATGAGTATGTTGAGTTGGATAATTTACTCAGTCGCTTAGTAATACCTCATGATGCGATTACCCATACTCTGATTTTCGCAACTTATTTGGCTAAAGTATCACAAATGGTTCCTATTTCTGACAAGATGGGTAAATCCATGAACGATATGGCTGAAAATAACAAAGTAAATACCGTTAATATGATTGATGGAGCGATCAGTCAATCTTCAAGCAGTAACACAATGATGATTGTGATTATTGTAGTTGTGTTAAGTGTAGGTATTCTTTTGACTACAGTTATTATCCGCTCCATTACCCGTTCCATTACCTCAAGCGTCACGGCGATCCGTGACGGAGCGATGCAGATCACCTCGGCATCCGATCAGGTCGCATCGTCATCATCGTCATTGGCACAAGGGGCATCAGAGCAGGCAAGCAGTGTCGAAGAAGTCAGCGCGACACTCGAAGAGTCCACCGCGATCAATACCCAAAATACCGATAACGCACGCCAAGCCGATATTCTGGCAAGAAACGCGAACGATTCGGCAAAAGCGGGATACGAGAAGGGTGAGCAGCTTTCCCATTCGATGCACGCGATCACCGAATCGGCGGCTAAGATTTCAGGTATTATCAAAACGATCGATCAGATCGCTTTCCAAACCAACCTTTTGGCACTCAATGCGGCTGTCGAAGCGGCACGCGCCGGTGAGCACGGTTTAGGATTCGCGGTAGTTGCGGACGAAGTCCGTAATTTGGCTCAACGCGCGGCATCGGCTGCCAAAGAGACCTCCGATATCATCGAAGAGGTAGTCGGTCAGATCAAAGAGGGGAACCAAATCGCCCTTGCGACCCATACCTCATTCCAAGAGATCGTCGAACAAAGTAAAAAAGTATCCGACCTGATCGGAGAAATCGCTATCGCCGGAAAAGAGCAGGCAGAGGGGATGACGCAGATCAATCAGGCAATGGGTCAAGTCGACCAAGTAACCCAACAAGTAGCGGCGAATTCCGAAGAGGCAGCGGCAGCGGCGGAAGAGCTAAACGCACAGGCGACCTCCATGATGGAGACCGTACGAATCTTAGCGAAAATGGTAGGGATGGAGAGCGACGCCCCCGCGGCACACAGTATCAAAAAGATGAACCTTCACCATATCGAGATGAAAGCGCAAGCTCCGGCACCGCGTAAAGCGCCGCCTGCACTGAAAAGCAAAGCCGCGCCGAAAGCCGATGAAGTGTTTCCGCTCTCTGAGAACGATCTGAAAGAGTTTTAA
- a CDS encoding chemotaxis protein CheW → MEQNTLQSRRERYLTFYLGEEQYGIAIDRIKEIIAMMKVTHVPKTPEYIKGVINLRGSIIPVVDTRLRFGMETRESDMNTTIVIVEVDKVNIGFIVDRVEEVASIDSANLSEPPKFGNNIDTDFICSMAQMEENVVMILDVLKLFEADELISLEQIQKTQTQTGE, encoded by the coding sequence ATGGAACAAAACACACTACAGTCCCGGAGAGAACGGTATTTGACGTTCTATCTTGGAGAGGAACAGTACGGGATTGCGATCGATCGGATCAAAGAGATCATTGCGATGATGAAAGTTACCCATGTCCCGAAAACACCCGAGTACATAAAAGGGGTGATCAATCTGCGCGGCTCGATCATCCCTGTTGTGGATACGCGTCTTCGTTTCGGGATGGAGACACGCGAATCCGATATGAATACGACGATTGTCATTGTCGAAGTCGACAAGGTCAATATCGGTTTTATCGTCGACCGTGTCGAAGAGGTGGCAAGCATTGACAGCGCGAATTTGAGCGAACCGCCGAAATTCGGCAACAATATCGATACCGATTTTATCTGCTCGATGGCGCAGATGGAAGAGAACGTCGTGATGATTTTGGATGTTTTAAAGCTTTTTGAAGCGGATGAACTGATCAGTTTAGAACAAATACAAAAAACGCAAACCCAAACAGGAGAATAA
- a CDS encoding glutathione peroxidase — MKKKWWLGAWVITVLALLLNAASIYKYEVKTLRNETTTLEPYRGKVLLIVNIASRCAYTPQLGGLEKLYSTYSSRGFAVLGFPTNQFSSQEPLAGPELEKFCKLKYGVTFPIFGKIDVSGVNINPLYHYLKNGISGVSQSEPIEWNFTKYLIDRNGFVLRKYSPRVKPEEIAADIEKFL, encoded by the coding sequence ATGAAAAAGAAATGGTGGCTTGGAGCATGGGTAATTACAGTACTTGCATTGTTGCTGAATGCCGCATCCATTTATAAATATGAAGTCAAAACACTTCGCAATGAGACAACAACACTGGAACCGTATAGGGGAAAGGTCTTGTTGATCGTCAATATTGCCAGCCGATGCGCTTATACCCCTCAACTCGGAGGGCTTGAAAAGCTGTACAGTACATATAGTTCCCGCGGGTTTGCGGTACTCGGATTTCCTACCAATCAGTTTTCATCTCAAGAGCCGTTGGCGGGGCCGGAACTTGAGAAATTCTGCAAGCTCAAGTACGGGGTAACGTTTCCGATATTCGGAAAAATCGATGTCAGCGGGGTTAATATTAATCCGCTTTACCATTATCTAAAAAACGGGATATCAGGGGTAAGTCAAAGTGAACCGATAGAGTGGAATTTTACCAAATACCTGATAGATCGTAACGGATTTGTGCTTCGCAAATATTCTCCGAGAGTAAAACCCGAAGAGATTGCAGCGGATATCGAGAAGTTTTTGTAA
- a CDS encoding two-component system response regulator, giving the protein MKMIKTHEAIGHTKMLSVLYVEDEYEIRENMAKILEMLYARVFVAVDGVEGLEIYRQNRTVIDLVIADITMPKMDGLEMIEEIRRDNPDIHAIIITAHNEPEYFIKAINTGIDNFIVKPIEMQQMMSVLSKSAKTVKVSKEHKNYANYLEMMLAQKKELLEESYMYDSLTGCYKKEKLDQMSQTHPEHTMILCNIDNFDSINSTYGYEIGDRILFMFAEYLRNHLNSTNTIYRVASDEFVIFYPTSTDEPICPVESLYQGIQSYIFKVDDILISLTCTIGIASSPNALVKAHAAMKEARQIGKNRYHVFRDDSDFIARQKNNIEWMRKIRLALNEDRIVPYFQPIVDNATGQIVKYEALARIIENGTAISPRHFIEPAKLVGLLPQITQVIMEKSYAMFADKSMSFSVNITEEDIQNRNFAAMMAQLGEKYGIEPSRVTLEILENISANGTDESVKQLHELSQMGYTIAIDDFGSDKSNFYRIHSMHVDIIKIDAAYIQDIDCNKTSELIVKTIVSLAQSMGIPTVAEFVSSESVFHKVKSMGINYSQGYYFGEPMPDIG; this is encoded by the coding sequence ATGAAAATGATTAAAACGCACGAAGCAATAGGGCATACAAAAATGTTGAGCGTTTTGTATGTCGAAGATGAATATGAGATCCGTGAAAACATGGCCAAAATTTTAGAGATGCTTTATGCCCGTGTTTTTGTCGCTGTGGATGGAGTCGAAGGGTTGGAAATCTACCGTCAGAACCGGACGGTTATCGATTTGGTGATTGCCGATATCACGATGCCGAAGATGGACGGATTGGAGATGATCGAAGAGATACGGCGGGATAATCCGGATATTCATGCGATCATCATTACGGCCCATAACGAACCCGAATATTTCATCAAAGCGATCAATACGGGGATCGATAATTTTATCGTAAAGCCGATCGAGATGCAGCAGATGATGAGTGTTCTCTCCAAAAGTGCCAAAACCGTAAAGGTTAGCAAAGAACATAAAAATTACGCCAACTATCTGGAGATGATGCTTGCCCAAAAGAAAGAGCTTTTGGAAGAGTCTTATATGTACGATTCTCTGACCGGATGCTATAAAAAAGAGAAACTCGATCAGATGAGCCAAACTCATCCCGAACATACAATGATATTGTGTAATATCGATAATTTTGATTCGATCAATTCGACGTACGGCTATGAAATCGGCGATCGGATACTCTTTATGTTCGCCGAATACCTCCGGAATCATCTTAATAGTACCAATACTATTTACCGTGTAGCATCTGACGAATTCGTCATATTTTATCCTACCTCTACCGATGAGCCGATTTGCCCCGTAGAAAGTCTTTATCAGGGGATACAGAGCTATATCTTTAAAGTTGACGATATCCTTATCAGTTTGACGTGTACTATCGGTATCGCTTCATCGCCGAATGCTTTGGTCAAAGCGCATGCAGCGATGAAAGAGGCGCGACAGATCGGTAAAAACCGTTATCACGTTTTTCGGGATGATTCTGATTTTATAGCTCGGCAGAAAAATAATATCGAGTGGATGCGCAAAATCCGTCTTGCTCTCAACGAAGATAGGATTGTCCCCTATTTTCAACCTATCGTCGATAACGCTACTGGGCAAATTGTCAAATACGAAGCATTGGCACGGATTATCGAGAACGGGACCGCGATAAGTCCGAGACATTTTATCGAACCGGCAAAACTGGTCGGTCTCCTTCCTCAAATTACGCAAGTCATTATGGAAAAGAGTTATGCCATGTTCGCCGATAAATCGATGTCATTTAGCGTCAATATAACGGAAGAGGATATTCAAAACCGCAATTTTGCCGCCATGATGGCGCAATTGGGAGAAAAATACGGCATTGAACCATCCAGAGTGACACTGGAGATTTTGGAGAATATTTCGGCAAACGGGACGGATGAATCGGTTAAACAGCTGCATGAACTCTCACAGATGGGATATACGATCGCAATCGATGATTTCGGCAGCGACAAATCAAATTTTTACCGCATCCATTCCATGCACGTCGACATCATAAAAATCGATGCTGCGTACATTCAGGATATCGACTGTAACAAGACAAGCGAGCTGATCGTTAAAACGATTGTTTCGCTGGCGCAGTCGATGGGAATACCTACGGTAGCCGAATTTGTCAGTTCGGAATCGGTATTTCACAAAGTCAAATCGATGGGGATCAACTATTCGCAAGGATATTATTTCGGCGAACCGATGCCTGATATAGGCTAA
- a CDS encoding response regulator transcription factor: MKSNDIASIKALTKELVVLYVEDEEDIRHHMLALLRILFKKVDVACDGFSGLEMFQERPYDLVITDIQMPNMNGLDMIEHIRMKNGEIPIIITTAFSDQDYFIRSIDLKIDKYLLKPIEEVRAKAVFADIAWMIDDRKKAKEYEIRQLQEKINRLSERIIAQITESYLSPCIIYTDDTVRYFNDPFCAIFDTVELQRFLKGEEEGLPFDKRPGFMHSLAEYDAADLQKNRISVSKRQGRKIYRIIRRDIHIDNEEEQSRIYFFNDITLEEYQKIKIKSYTEILEELVIQNRYRGKKEFKTASADQEVSVIAEVAPPKDETPNIPAVPQEELQNVKLKIGDEENRLLRRTHTHKTKAAEYISELDNEILQELQELDELDSDFKESIYLLSEEADIDGLRQMSVQLEVYAHVISMLFEFEDLAYAIRSLAKVLSETEDAALDQKKMKKIILLLSGIQSDLSDWRRRLFVDQSALDIHYLDSSLFSTCLQIELILSDEVDEIESGEEDLILF, translated from the coding sequence ATGAAAAGCAATGATATTGCGTCAATCAAAGCGCTGACAAAAGAGCTCGTCGTTTTATATGTAGAAGATGAAGAGGATATCCGCCATCATATGCTGGCTCTGCTGCGGATACTGTTTAAAAAGGTGGATGTCGCGTGTGACGGATTTAGCGGATTGGAGATGTTTCAAGAACGTCCTTATGATCTGGTGATTACCGATATCCAAATGCCGAATATGAACGGGCTGGATATGATAGAGCATATTCGGATGAAGAATGGGGAAATCCCGATCATCATTACGACGGCGTTTAGCGATCAGGATTATTTTATCCGATCGATCGATCTTAAAATTGACAAATATCTTCTCAAACCGATCGAAGAAGTCCGAGCCAAAGCGGTATTTGCAGACATCGCCTGGATGATTGATGATCGGAAAAAAGCGAAAGAGTATGAAATCCGGCAGCTGCAGGAAAAAATCAACCGTCTTTCCGAGCGGATAATAGCCCAAATCACCGAAAGCTATCTTTCGCCGTGCATTATCTATACCGACGACACCGTTCGCTATTTTAACGATCCTTTCTGTGCCATATTCGACACGGTGGAATTACAGCGCTTTTTAAAAGGGGAAGAAGAAGGATTGCCGTTTGACAAACGTCCGGGATTTATGCACTCCTTAGCTGAGTATGATGCAGCCGATCTTCAAAAAAACCGTATCTCCGTTTCAAAAAGACAGGGTCGTAAAATTTACCGGATCATACGGCGCGATATCCATATCGATAACGAAGAGGAACAAAGCCGTATCTATTTTTTTAACGATATCACCCTCGAAGAGTATCAAAAAATTAAAATCAAGTCGTATACCGAAATCCTCGAAGAGCTCGTCATTCAGAACCGTTACCGAGGGAAAAAAGAGTTTAAAACCGCTTCTGCCGATCAGGAAGTCTCAGTGATTGCGGAGGTGGCCCCGCCTAAAGATGAAACGCCCAATATACCGGCAGTTCCGCAAGAAGAGTTACAGAACGTTAAACTTAAAATCGGGGACGAAGAGAACCGTCTTCTGCGGCGGACCCATACCCATAAAACAAAGGCGGCCGAGTATATTTCCGAACTTGATAACGAAATACTTCAAGAGCTTCAGGAACTTGACGAACTGGATAGCGATTTCAAAGAATCGATCTATCTTCTGAGCGAAGAAGCCGATATCGACGGTCTGCGCCAAATGTCGGTGCAGCTGGAAGTATATGCCCATGTAATCAGTATGCTTTTTGAGTTTGAGGACCTTGCGTACGCGATCCGCTCATTGGCAAAAGTTCTTTCCGAAACAGAGGATGCTGCACTGGATCAGAAAAAGATGAAAAAAATCATCTTATTGCTCAGCGGTATCCAGTCGGATTTAAGTGATTGGCGCCGGCGGCTGTTTGTAGATCAAAGTGCTTTGGATATCCATTACCTCGACAGCTCGCTCTTCAGCACCTGTTTGCAAATTGAGCTGATTCTCTCCGATGAGGTTGATGAGATCGAATCCGGCGAAGAAGATTTAATCCTATTTTAG
- a CDS encoding chemotaxis protein CheD yields MNTKKYIHVGEFYIGIKPTEVCTILGSCVSVCLYDRLERIGGMNHYLIPLWNGKGLQSPKYGNIAIHRLIEGMINIGCRIENLEAKIFGGGNVIDTVSQEAMMVGRKNIVIAQEVLGEYRIPVTARDVGGARGRRIMLESQTGRVLLNYINEER; encoded by the coding sequence ATGAATACTAAAAAATATATCCATGTCGGAGAATTTTACATCGGGATTAAACCGACCGAAGTGTGTACTATTTTAGGTTCATGTGTTTCGGTATGCCTTTATGATCGGTTGGAAAGAATCGGGGGGATGAACCATTATCTGATTCCGTTATGGAACGGAAAAGGGCTTCAAAGCCCGAAATACGGGAATATCGCCATCCACAGGCTGATAGAGGGGATGATAAATATCGGATGCAGGATTGAGAACCTCGAAGCCAAAATTTTCGGCGGAGGCAATGTTATCGATACGGTGTCTCAGGAGGCGATGATGGTAGGAAGAAAAAATATCGTTATCGCACAAGAGGTATTGGGCGAGTACCGTATCCCCGTTACGGCCAGAGATGTCGGCGGAGCACGGGGAAGACGGATCATGCTAGAAAGCCAGACGGGTAGGGTTCTGCTCAATTATATAAACGAGGAGAGATAG
- a CDS encoding sensor histidine kinase — translation MNLDSPGFGAITEPGKEEKMEITQLDDQELLNEISRRFQEKRASIHEMEFMTKKLLEFNEKAKEAEEVKTYFLSLIKNEFNNPMTVLLNLVKKIGGENDPTKASRIATMMHKELMYLDFSLKNIFAASEIEYGQNANSYVRVRPEEIAYEAISYLEPMIEEKLLRTEVMSSVKTMVIDAQKFYLILLNLLSNGCEFSHPSTTLSISFSKDDEGYEMRVANTGEGIKEENTKQIFNRFYKYSTGKTRPSQGLGLGLSVVKELCELMEGTIDYFEEEGRTVFIARFPEKCEKDLSISHGLGSDEFFDSEFVHSLMEF, via the coding sequence ATGAATTTAGATTCACCTGGATTCGGTGCGATAACTGAACCCGGTAAGGAAGAGAAAATGGAGATCACACAGCTTGATGACCAAGAATTGCTCAATGAGATAAGCCGACGTTTTCAGGAAAAGAGAGCTTCAATCCATGAAATGGAGTTTATGACTAAAAAGCTTCTGGAATTTAACGAAAAAGCCAAAGAAGCGGAAGAGGTTAAAACATATTTTCTTTCTCTGATCAAAAATGAGTTTAATAACCCGATGACGGTATTGCTCAATCTGGTCAAAAAAATCGGAGGTGAAAACGACCCTACGAAAGCTTCCCGAATCGCCACCATGATGCATAAAGAACTGATGTATCTCGACTTCAGCCTGAAAAATATTTTTGCAGCCTCGGAAATCGAATACGGACAAAATGCAAACAGCTACGTCCGCGTCCGTCCCGAAGAGATAGCGTATGAAGCGATCAGCTATCTGGAACCGATGATAGAGGAAAAACTGCTTCGTACCGAAGTGATGAGTTCGGTGAAGACGATGGTGATCGACGCACAGAAATTTTATCTGATCCTTTTGAATCTCCTCTCCAACGGATGTGAATTTTCTCATCCCTCTACGACGCTGTCGATCTCGTTTTCAAAAGATGACGAGGGGTATGAGATGCGGGTAGCGAATACCGGAGAGGGGATAAAAGAGGAGAATACAAAACAAATCTTTAACCGTTTTTACAAATACAGTACCGGTAAAACCCGTCCTTCGCAAGGGCTTGGCCTCGGTCTCAGCGTTGTCAAGGAATTGTGCGAATTGATGGAGGGGACAATCGACTATTTTGAAGAGGAAGGCAGGACGGTTTTTATCGCACGATTCCCTGAAAAATGTGAAAAAGATTTGTCTATCTCTCATGGGTTAGGTTCAGACGAATTTTTTGACAGTGAATTTGTACACTCGTTAATGGAGTTTTGA
- a CDS encoding sensor histidine kinase, which yields MSLLNPKVLMGDHNDLGSKTTQLHMLNKRLEYTQKYQKAIFDGQPNIIVANFNIQTLCDGNRAFLDFFGYSDVPSFLAEHECICDFFIEREGYLSTMMEGKNWIEYVKDNPGYSHYVLMKKGDKEHVFSVSVNEVHIENDKINIASFSDITELEGYKKTLEERIKSEVAENLNKDRILHNQSKSVQMGEMLNMIAHQWRQPLNAISASAISVSMKLELGELEPDDIREHLTYIQWRVQKMSQTINDFMNFFKPDQEVQQFRLNDVMKEIESLMRAQLQARGIRLHYDSRSPIVMSSYKKELAHVLINLIANARDAYEGKHLDAKPIEILLAQGEDENIHISVRDRAGGISPENMDKIFNPYFTTKDQGKGTGIGLYMSKRIVCEILKGMIEAVNTESGAEFIITFKNKYIS from the coding sequence ATGTCGTTGTTAAATCCAAAAGTATTGATGGGGGATCATAATGATCTCGGCAGCAAGACGACACAGCTGCATATGCTCAATAAACGGCTCGAATACACTCAAAAATACCAAAAAGCTATTTTTGACGGGCAGCCGAATATTATTGTCGCCAATTTCAATATTCAGACATTATGCGACGGAAACAGGGCATTTCTCGATTTTTTCGGCTATTCGGACGTCCCCTCTTTTTTAGCGGAACACGAGTGTATCTGCGATTTTTTTATCGAACGGGAGGGGTACCTCTCAACGATGATGGAGGGGAAAAACTGGATCGAGTATGTTAAAGACAATCCCGGATATTCCCATTATGTATTGATGAAAAAAGGGGATAAAGAGCATGTTTTCAGTGTCAGCGTCAATGAAGTGCATATTGAAAATGATAAGATTAATATTGCCTCATTTTCCGATATAACCGAACTTGAAGGGTATAAAAAAACGCTTGAAGAACGGATAAAATCCGAGGTCGCCGAAAATCTTAACAAAGACCGCATACTGCATAATCAGTCTAAAAGCGTTCAGATGGGAGAGATGCTCAATATGATTGCCCATCAGTGGAGACAGCCCCTTAATGCGATCAGTGCATCCGCCATCTCCGTCTCTATGAAGCTCGAACTCGGGGAGCTGGAGCCTGACGATATTCGCGAGCATCTCACCTATATTCAGTGGCGGGTCCAAAAAATGTCCCAGACGATCAATGATTTCATGAATTTTTTCAAACCCGATCAGGAGGTTCAGCAGTTTAGGCTGAACGATGTGATGAAAGAGATTGAGTCACTGATGAGGGCACAACTGCAGGCGAGGGGAATACGGCTCCATTACGATTCGCGCAGTCCGATAGTCATGAGCAGTTATAAAAAAGAGCTGGCACATGTCCTGATCAATCTTATCGCCAATGCCAGAGATGCGTATGAAGGGAAGCATCTCGATGCCAAGCCGATCGAAATTTTGCTTGCGCAAGGCGAAGACGAGAATATTCATATCTCGGTCCGTGACCGTGCCGGGGGAATTTCGCCGGAAAATATGGACAAAATTTTCAATCCCTATTTCACGACAAAAGATCAGGGGAAAGGGACGGGAATCGGTTTGTATATGAGCAAACGGATCGTCTGCGAAATACTCAAAGGGATGATAGAAGCAGTGAATACCGAATCCGGGGCAGAGTTTATAATAACATTTAAAAACAAATATATTTCATAG
- a CDS encoding ATP-binding response regulator — protein sequence MFDYKPDRPKVLLVDEKIQNLILIKDILIPLDLDLYIAKTGQEALERVAQTDFDMILLETMMSDMDGYEVCRQIKSLTHEHDLSILFMSELQTHEDKAKGFESGADDYLVKPFYEKEMFARVQLHLKKRTVIKYLKSLLKRSYHELYNPLSVIKTSAEMYGYHYPKNSYVDTMHAAAKSLHLIYEDLYYALETKKKGPLRNDFIDLAVFVRKRTEYFILLAEVKNIRIELETEDQCFIEIPPSDLQRIVDNTISNAIKYSFENTIIRIYLKKNSHITLRVTNHGSTIINPHYIFSDGYREAYDTVGMGVGLEIVASICQRHNIRSKVESKDGTTTFTYTFKGGDDESHSA from the coding sequence ATGTTTGACTACAAACCCGACAGACCCAAAGTACTCTTAGTAGATGAAAAAATACAAAACCTCATACTTATCAAAGATATCCTTATCCCTTTGGATCTGGATCTTTATATAGCCAAAACCGGTCAGGAAGCCCTTGAACGCGTTGCACAAACCGATTTTGACATGATCCTCCTTGAAACCATGATGAGCGATATGGACGGATATGAAGTTTGTCGCCAAATTAAAAGTTTAACGCATGAACATGACCTCTCGATCCTCTTTATGAGCGAACTGCAAACCCATGAAGACAAAGCAAAAGGGTTTGAAAGCGGAGCGGATGACTATCTGGTGAAACCTTTTTACGAAAAAGAGATGTTTGCGCGTGTGCAGCTCCACTTAAAAAAACGTACCGTCATCAAATACCTAAAAAGTCTTCTCAAACGCTCTTATCACGAGCTCTACAATCCCCTGAGCGTCATCAAAACCTCTGCGGAGATGTACGGATACCATTACCCGAAAAATTCGTACGTCGATACGATGCACGCGGCGGCAAAATCGCTTCATCTCATCTATGAAGACCTCTATTATGCTCTGGAGACGAAAAAAAAAGGGCCCCTTCGAAACGATTTTATTGATTTGGCGGTGTTTGTGCGAAAACGGACCGAGTATTTCATACTCTTAGCGGAAGTTAAAAACATCCGAATCGAACTCGAAACCGAAGATCAGTGCTTCATCGAAATCCCCCCTTCCGATCTACAGCGGATCGTCGACAATACCATTTCCAACGCAATAAAATACTCTTTTGAAAATACAATCATCCGTATCTATCTCAAAAAAAACTCCCATATAACGCTTCGCGTCACAAATCACGGAAGCACAATTATCAACCCTCACTATATCTTCTCCGACGGCTACCGAGAAGCCTACGATACGGTCGGAATGGGGGTCGGGCTAGAGATTGTCGCCTCGATATGCCAACGTCATAATATCCGCTCAAAAGTTGAGTCAAAGGACGGCACGACAACGTTCACTTATACTTTCAAAGGGGGAGATGATGAAAGTCACTCTGCTTGA
- a CDS encoding response regulator transcription factor, producing the protein MMKVTLLEDEFSLRNNLADFLSLHSYEIEMFGHGNDMLNRCRFNSDIYILDINVPGADGFEVIEWISHNDPGKPVIFMTAFTDIESITHAYHLGCSDYLKKPFDLMELLLRVQKLLITSTDEEVPITLFHTFNLISKQLTFEGEIVNLTKNQRNILYLLTKNRNSVITYDMFIEYIWEDKFIKFNTIASHIREIRNAIKGLQVRNIRGEGYMLKV; encoded by the coding sequence ATGATGAAAGTCACTCTGCTTGAGGACGAATTTTCGCTTCGGAACAATCTCGCCGACTTTCTCTCTCTCCACTCTTATGAAATAGAGATGTTCGGTCACGGAAACGATATGCTCAACCGATGCCGGTTCAACTCCGATATCTACATCCTCGACATTAATGTCCCAGGAGCCGACGGATTTGAGGTGATCGAGTGGATTTCACACAACGACCCGGGTAAACCTGTCATCTTTATGACTGCCTTCACAGACATAGAGAGTATTACCCATGCCTACCATCTGGGATGCAGCGACTATCTGAAAAAACCGTTTGATTTGATGGAACTTCTTTTGCGGGTTCAAAAGCTCCTTATCACCTCTACTGATGAAGAGGTTCCTATTACCCTGTTTCATACCTTCAATCTCATATCAAAACAGCTTACATTCGAAGGAGAAATAGTCAATCTCACTAAAAATCAGCGCAATATCCTCTACCTCCTAACCAAAAACAGAAACAGCGTTATCACCTACGATATGTTTATCGAATATATTTGGGAAGACAAGTTTATAAAATTCAACACGATCGCTTCGCACATCCGGGAGATTCGTAATGCGATTAAGGGGCTTCAGGTCCGTAATATACGGGGAGAAGGATACATGCTAAAGGTATAG
- a CDS encoding LPXTG cell wall anchor domain-containing protein: MDTFSLLFGGVSLLILIALFINRKSKEEREDEECD; encoded by the coding sequence ATGGATACATTTTCACTTTTATTCGGCGGAGTTTCCCTTTTAATTTTGATCGCCCTTTTTATTAACCGAAAATCGAAAGAAGAGCGTGAAGATGAAGAATGCGACTAA